Proteins encoded within one genomic window of Ctenopharyngodon idella isolate HZGC_01 chromosome 6, HZGC01, whole genome shotgun sequence:
- the cep20 gene encoding lisH domain-containing protein FOPNL, with amino-acid sequence MATITELKSALKETLEARGVLGQLKARIRAEVFSALDDQTTPRPPLSHENLLINELIREYLEFNKYRYTASVLTAESGQPEVPLDRQFMANELNVAEDSSAKAVPLLYGLLHHFLSSKEEQKGKLFLKGSATVHSQEAHGHLNAES; translated from the exons ATGGCAACAATCACAGAGTTGAAAAGCG CCTTAAAAGAGACGCTGGAGGCCCGTGGGGTCCTCGGGCAGCTGAAGGCGAGGATCCGGGCGGAGGTGTTCAGCGCGCTGGACGATCAGACCACTCCGCGCCCGCCGCTGTCCCACGAGAACCTGCTGATCAATGAACTGATCCGAGAATATCTGGAGTTCAACAAGTATCGATACACTGCATCAGTGCTGACCGCAG AATCAGGTCAGCCTGAAGTTCCCCTGGACCGTCAGTTCATGGCCAATGAGCTCAATGTTGCAGAAGATTCAAGTGCCAAAGCAGT GCCATTGTTGTATGGATTGCTCCATCACTTCCTCAGCAGTAAAGAGGAGCAAAAAGGAAAACTCTTCCTAAAAGGCTCGGCAACAGTGCATTCACAAGAGGCACATGGCCATCTCAATGCAGAGTCATAA